In Hoeflea ulvae, one genomic interval encodes:
- a CDS encoding Maf-like protein, translating into MPPRLVLASASPFRKALLENAGLAFDVESARIDERVIEQTLDGLTAEDVATVLAEAKAQDVSDRNPGALVIGSDQTLSLGGEIFHKPADMEEARRRLLQLSGRTHALNSAVALVRDGETIWRHVSVARMTMRELDPGFIGRHLSNVGSPALSSVGAYQFEGEGLQLFDRFEGDYFTIIGLPMLPLLAKLRELQAIDG; encoded by the coding sequence ATGCCACCACGTCTCGTGCTCGCATCAGCCAGCCCTTTCAGGAAAGCCCTGCTTGAAAATGCCGGTCTGGCCTTTGATGTCGAGTCGGCCCGCATTGATGAGCGCGTCATCGAACAGACGCTTGACGGCCTTACCGCGGAAGACGTCGCCACCGTGCTTGCCGAAGCCAAGGCGCAGGACGTTTCCGACCGCAATCCCGGCGCGCTGGTCATCGGCTCGGACCAGACCCTGTCGCTTGGTGGCGAGATCTTTCACAAACCCGCCGATATGGAAGAGGCGCGGCGGCGGTTGTTGCAATTGTCAGGCCGCACCCATGCGCTCAACAGCGCCGTGGCCCTGGTGCGCGACGGCGAGACCATCTGGCGCCATGTCTCGGTGGCGCGCATGACCATGCGCGAGCTCGATCCGGGTTTCATCGGCCGCCATCTGTCCAATGTCGGCAGCCCGGCGCTGTCCTCGGTGGGCGCCTATCAGTTTGAAGGCGAGGGGCTGCAATTGTTCGACCGCTTTGAGGGTGACTACTTCACCATCATCGGCTTGCCGATGCTGCCATTGCTCGCCAAACTCCGGGAGTTGCAGGCCATTGACGGATAA
- the hisB gene encoding imidazoleglycerol-phosphate dehydratase HisB — MATPENARAASVARKTNETDISVALSVDGTGSGSISTGVGFFDHMLEQLARHSLIDMDIKAKGDLHIDDHHTVEDTGIAIGQALAKALGDRRGICRYASLDLAMDETLTKAAIDISGRPFLVWNVDFTAPKIGTFDTELVREFFQALAQHAGITLHVTNIYGANNHHIAETCFKAVARVMRAACEVDPRQKDRIPSTKGSLA; from the coding sequence ATGGCCACCCCTGAAAATGCGCGCGCAGCCTCTGTCGCCCGCAAGACCAATGAAACCGATATATCCGTGGCCCTGTCGGTCGACGGCACCGGCAGCGGATCGATCTCGACCGGCGTCGGCTTTTTCGACCACATGCTGGAACAGCTGGCGCGGCACTCGCTGATCGACATGGACATCAAGGCTAAGGGCGACCTGCATATCGACGACCACCATACGGTCGAAGACACCGGCATCGCCATCGGCCAGGCTCTGGCCAAGGCGCTGGGCGACCGCCGCGGCATTTGCCGCTATGCCTCGCTCGATCTCGCCATGGACGAGACCCTGACAAAGGCGGCCATCGACATTTCCGGACGCCCCTTCCTGGTCTGGAATGTGGATTTCACAGCGCCTAAGATCGGAACCTTCGACACCGAACTCGTGCGCGAGTTCTTTCAGGCTCTGGCACAGCATGCCGGCATCACCCTGCATGTGACCAATATCTATGGCGCCAACAACCACCATATCGCCGAGACCTGTTTCAAGGCGGTCGCGCGGGTGATGCGCGCGGCCTGCGAAGTCGATCCACGGCAAAAGGACCGGATTCCCTCCACCAAAGGATCGCTCGCCTGA
- the hslV gene encoding ATP-dependent protease subunit HslV → MGEHNPFGAMHATTIITVRKGNQVVMAGDGQVSLGQTVMKANARKVRRIGKDNSVIAGFAGATADAFTLLERLEAKLEQYPDQLTRAAVELAKDWRTDRYLRRLEAMMLVADKTVTLAITGNGDVLEPEHGTMAIGSGGNYAYAAARALMDTDKTAEEVARRAMEIAGDICVYTNGNIVIETLELD, encoded by the coding sequence ATGGGCGAGCACAATCCCTTTGGTGCAATGCATGCAACCACCATCATCACGGTGCGCAAGGGCAACCAGGTGGTGATGGCCGGCGACGGTCAGGTCAGCCTCGGGCAGACGGTGATGAAGGCCAATGCGCGCAAGGTGCGCCGCATCGGCAAGGACAATTCGGTGATTGCCGGGTTCGCCGGCGCCACGGCCGATGCGTTCACGCTGCTCGAACGGCTGGAAGCCAAGCTCGAGCAATATCCCGATCAGCTCACCCGCGCCGCGGTGGAGCTTGCCAAGGACTGGCGCACCGACCGCTATCTCAGACGGCTGGAAGCGATGATGCTGGTGGCCGACAAGACCGTGACGCTGGCGATCACCGGCAATGGCGATGTGCTGGAACCCGAACACGGCACCATGGCGATCGGCTCGGGCGGCAATTATGCCTATGCGGCGGCCCGGGCGCTGATGGACACCGACAAGACGGCGGAAGAGGTTGCCCGGCGGGCGATGGAAATCGCCGGCGACATCTGCGTCTACACCAATGGCAACATCGTGATCGAAACCCTTGAGCTTGATTGA
- a CDS encoding Smr/MutS family protein, whose protein sequence is MSDGKPKLSHEDRIIWAQVARTVDAYPGKQVEADDWFALETPAPPKPAPEKPVKRPHSILSVNPPARPKPHPIEKPVVRKLARGKLPIDGRIDLHGLTQSEAHNLLFGFLARAHERGLRHVLVITGKGTSRGGEGVLKRAVPDWLSKPEFRFLISGFEDAARGHGGEGALYIRLRREKGSAG, encoded by the coding sequence ATGAGTGACGGAAAGCCCAAGCTCAGTCATGAAGACCGGATCATCTGGGCACAGGTGGCCCGCACGGTGGATGCTTATCCGGGCAAGCAGGTCGAGGCGGACGACTGGTTTGCGCTGGAAACGCCGGCGCCGCCCAAGCCTGCACCGGAAAAGCCGGTCAAGCGCCCGCACTCCATTCTCAGCGTCAATCCTCCGGCCAGGCCAAAGCCGCATCCGATCGAAAAGCCGGTGGTGCGCAAGCTGGCGCGCGGAAAACTGCCGATTGACGGCCGCATCGATCTGCATGGCCTGACCCAGAGCGAGGCCCACAATCTGCTGTTCGGCTTCCTCGCCCGCGCCCATGAGCGGGGCCTGCGCCATGTGCTGGTCATCACTGGCAAGGGCACCTCGCGTGGCGGTGAGGGCGTGCTCAAGCGGGCCGTGCCTGACTGGCTGAGCAAGCCGGAATTCCGCTTCCTGATCTCGGGCTTTGAGGACGCGGCCCGCGGCCATGGCGGCGAAGGCGCTTTGTATATCCGTCTGCGCCGCGAGAAGGGGAGCGCCGGATGA
- a CDS encoding Tim44/TimA family putative adaptor protein has translation MGSFDFVTFFFFVAAVIIFIQLRSVLGKRTGHEAPPRDQMARRDQAPAAEGLDDPKVVTLPRRGRESSEPETFAAVDAYAEPGSELNKGLREVVAADPSFDPVEFVAGATTAYEMIVSAYAEGDRKTLKGLLSREVYDGFVAAIDEREARGETVRSNFVGIEKSSIIQAEMKGTEANITLRIMSQLISATLDKDGEVIEGDLADVTDVNDVWTFARDTRSRDPNWRLIATEADQ, from the coding sequence ATGGGTTCCTTTGATTTTGTGACGTTCTTCTTTTTTGTGGCGGCGGTGATCATATTCATCCAGCTTCGGTCAGTGCTTGGCAAGCGCACCGGCCATGAAGCCCCGCCGCGCGACCAGATGGCCCGCCGCGACCAGGCCCCGGCGGCCGAAGGTCTCGATGATCCCAAGGTCGTCACCCTCCCGCGCCGCGGCCGGGAAAGCAGTGAACCCGAAACGTTTGCGGCTGTGGATGCCTATGCCGAACCCGGCAGCGAGCTCAACAAGGGTTTGCGAGAGGTTGTTGCGGCTGATCCGAGCTTCGATCCCGTGGAATTTGTCGCCGGCGCCACCACCGCCTATGAGATGATCGTGTCGGCCTATGCGGAAGGCGATCGCAAGACCCTCAAGGGGCTGTTGTCGCGCGAAGTCTATGACGGGTTCGTTGCAGCGATCGACGAACGCGAGGCCCGCGGCGAAACCGTCCGGTCGAATTTTGTCGGCATTGAAAAGTCGAGCATTATCCAGGCCGAGATGAAGGGCACGGAAGCCAATATCACGCTGCGAATCATGAGCCAGCTGATTTCCGCCACCCTGGACAAGGATGGCGAGGTGATAGAAGGCGATCTGGCGGATGTGACCGACGTCAATGACGTCTGGACATTTGCCCGCGACACGCGCTCGCGTGATCCGAACTGGCGCCTGATTGCGACGGAAGCCGATCAGTAA
- the secB gene encoding protein-export chaperone SecB has product MAKDTTQKGDAAATDVKGNGEAPSLNVLAQYIKDLSFENPGAPKSLGPREKAPEISINVNVNANPLGETEFDVLLTMNATAKTGDTVVFNVELVYGGVFRVANFPQEHMLPLLFIECPRILFPFARQIIADATRNGGFPPLLIDPIDFAQMFQQRMAEENTKAQVATNQVN; this is encoded by the coding sequence ATGGCAAAAGACACAACCCAAAAAGGTGATGCCGCAGCGACTGACGTCAAAGGCAATGGCGAAGCACCTTCGCTGAATGTTCTGGCCCAGTACATCAAGGATCTGTCGTTCGAAAATCCGGGCGCGCCGAAATCACTCGGCCCGCGCGAAAAAGCGCCGGAAATCAGCATCAATGTCAACGTCAACGCCAATCCTCTGGGCGAGACAGAATTCGACGTGCTGCTGACAATGAATGCCACCGCAAAGACCGGCGACACCGTCGTGTTCAATGTCGAGCTGGTCTATGGCGGCGTCTTCCGGGTTGCCAATTTCCCGCAGGAACACATGCTGCCGCTGCTGTTCATCGAATGCCCGCGCATCCTGTTCCCGTTTGCACGCCAGATCATCGCCGATGCAACACGCAATGGCGGCTTCCCGCCGCTGCTGATCGATCCGATCGATTTTGCCCAGATGTTCCAGCAGCGCATGGCTGAAGAAAACACCAAGGCGCAGGTTGCCACCAATCAGGTCAACTGA
- the mltA gene encoding murein transglycosylase A codes for MGLSLRREQFSKLPGWADDTPSHAFAAFRRSAAHAMHNRPYRTGSLGLSHQDFQPSFAAALAVNAADSGYLSPSQAREFFETWFRPVALCPDDGRGFVTGYYEPDVTVGYRAESGYRFPFLRKPDSLVKVPDPDNPPPGIPEGYAFMIDDGGKPACCPDRAEIENGAFDGHDLEIAWAESRADVFFAHVQGCARLRFPDGQVRRITYAGKSGHPFTGIGRLLVERGEIAAETVSMAAIRDWLAVEPERADRLMRENRSYIFFLEAEVDDERLGPVAAAKVPLEPGRSLAVDRHIHSFGTPIFVSAPELADFDHARPFARLMIAQDTGTAIVGPARGDLFAGSGAAAGATAGSIKAKAEFVVLAPAGSEIARRAGHE; via the coding sequence ATGGGGTTGTCGCTTCGGCGAGAGCAATTCTCCAAACTCCCCGGCTGGGCGGATGATACGCCCAGCCACGCATTCGCGGCGTTCCGCCGCTCGGCCGCCCATGCCATGCACAACCGGCCCTATCGCACCGGATCACTTGGTCTGAGCCATCAGGATTTTCAGCCATCCTTTGCCGCAGCCCTGGCGGTGAACGCCGCTGACTCCGGCTATCTATCCCCGTCTCAAGCGCGTGAATTCTTCGAGACATGGTTCCGTCCGGTGGCCCTTTGTCCCGATGATGGCCGGGGATTCGTAACCGGCTATTATGAGCCTGACGTCACGGTCGGCTACAGGGCTGAATCCGGCTACAGATTTCCGTTCCTGCGCAAGCCGGACTCCCTGGTCAAGGTTCCCGATCCCGACAATCCGCCGCCGGGGATCCCGGAGGGTTATGCCTTCATGATCGATGACGGCGGCAAACCGGCTTGCTGTCCCGACCGCGCCGAAATCGAAAATGGCGCCTTTGACGGCCATGATCTCGAGATCGCCTGGGCCGAAAGCCGGGCCGATGTGTTCTTTGCCCATGTCCAGGGCTGCGCCCGGCTTCGCTTCCCCGACGGTCAGGTCCGGCGCATCACCTATGCCGGCAAGAGCGGCCATCCCTTTACCGGCATCGGCCGGTTGCTGGTCGAGCGGGGCGAGATTGCCGCCGAAACCGTGTCCATGGCAGCGATCCGGGACTGGCTCGCCGTCGAGCCGGAACGGGCCGACCGGCTGATGCGGGAAAACCGGTCCTACATCTTTTTCCTGGAAGCCGAAGTCGACGATGAACGGCTGGGGCCGGTGGCGGCCGCCAAGGTGCCGCTGGAGCCGGGACGCTCGCTGGCGGTGGATCGCCACATCCACAGTTTTGGCACCCCGATCTTCGTGTCCGCGCCGGAGCTTGCGGATTTTGATCACGCGCGCCCCTTTGCGCGGCTGATGATCGCCCAGGATACCGGCACCGCGATTGTCGGCCCGGCCCGGGGCGACCTGTTCGCCGGGTCGGGTGCCGCGGCCGGCGCCACCGCAGGATCGATCAAGGCAAAGGCGGAATTCGTGGTCCTTGCTCCGGCAGGATCGGAGATCGCACGGCGGGCCGGGCATGAGTGA
- a CDS encoding shikimate dehydrogenase produces MTDKTSQIAPRAFVIGHPIGHSRSPMIHRHWLKQAGIAGSYDPVDVSPDDLRGFFQALKDGSSGFAGGNVTVPHKEAIFGLVDEVDETARQIGAANTVWLNKGKLMATNTDSLGFAANLDETAPGWDSGQRAIVLGAGGASRAVIHALLSRGFTDISIVNRTLTRAVALAERFGSHVTAHAMDDLADAVSGAHLFVNTTTLGMAGSEAPEIDFTTMESGALVTDIVYIPLQTPILTMAKRQGLATADGLGMLLHQAVPGFEKWFGVRPVVTQQLRQLVIADMEAHS; encoded by the coding sequence TTGACGGATAAGACCAGCCAGATTGCGCCGCGCGCATTTGTCATCGGTCATCCGATTGGCCATTCCCGCTCGCCGATGATCCATCGCCATTGGCTCAAACAGGCCGGAATCGCCGGTAGCTATGATCCGGTTGATGTGTCCCCGGACGACCTGCGGGGCTTCTTCCAGGCGCTGAAGGACGGCTCCTCCGGTTTTGCCGGCGGAAATGTCACCGTGCCGCACAAGGAAGCCATCTTCGGCCTTGTCGATGAGGTCGATGAAACAGCCCGGCAGATCGGTGCGGCCAACACGGTCTGGCTTAACAAGGGAAAGCTGATGGCGACGAACACCGATTCTCTCGGATTTGCCGCCAATCTCGACGAAACCGCGCCCGGCTGGGATAGCGGCCAGAGGGCAATCGTGCTGGGCGCCGGCGGCGCCAGCCGCGCAGTCATCCATGCGCTTCTGTCTCGCGGTTTCACCGACATCAGCATAGTCAATCGCACATTGACCCGTGCCGTCGCCCTGGCCGAACGCTTTGGTTCGCATGTCACGGCCCATGCCATGGACGACCTTGCCGATGCCGTCAGTGGCGCGCATCTTTTCGTCAACACCACCACGCTCGGCATGGCCGGCAGCGAGGCCCCGGAGATTGATTTCACCACCATGGAATCTGGCGCGCTTGTCACCGATATTGTCTATATCCCGTTGCAGACCCCTATCCTGACAATGGCAAAGCGCCAGGGACTGGCCACGGCCGATGGTCTGGGCATGCTGCTTCATCAGGCCGTGCCCGGATTTGAAAAATGGTTCGGGGTGAGGCCGGTGGTCACGCAACAATTGCGGCAACTGGTCATCGCCGACATGGAGGCGCACTCATGA
- a CDS encoding DUF1402 family protein, producing the protein MFVASSKLKTVMAISIALTMSLMQVPAGHAAELVPAGNRSATQPDVPGASKRRTKATKSSFDEKYEKIRNLIADDTKLKRKIVNVAGQYKIDPIHIVGALVGEHTYNVDAYDRLQTYYVKAISYAGEKFRFDHDGESVVEFVKRPEFEECDEDWDSARLWTCREDVWEATFRGKKVSGTAFPDDRFGAVFFQPFYAGQTFGLGQLNPLTALIHTDRVNKVSRLRKLSAGNASQVYNAIMEPDSTLAYMAASIAESIENYRDIAGFDISENPGLTATLYNVGNPARRAKELAEENDKRKKRGLKPLLPRENYYGWLVNEHEDELREMIAR; encoded by the coding sequence ATGTTTGTGGCCAGCAGCAAGCTCAAGACCGTGATGGCGATCTCGATCGCGCTCACCATGAGCCTGATGCAGGTCCCTGCCGGCCATGCCGCCGAACTGGTGCCTGCGGGCAACCGCAGCGCCACGCAGCCGGACGTGCCGGGTGCCTCCAAGCGGCGCACCAAGGCGACGAAATCCAGTTTCGACGAGAAATACGAGAAGATCCGCAACCTGATCGCCGACGATACCAAGCTCAAGCGCAAGATCGTCAATGTCGCCGGGCAGTACAAGATCGATCCGATCCATATCGTCGGCGCACTTGTCGGCGAGCACACCTACAATGTCGATGCCTATGACCGGTTGCAGACCTATTACGTCAAGGCGATCTCCTATGCCGGCGAAAAGTTCCGCTTCGATCATGACGGCGAAAGCGTTGTCGAATTCGTCAAGCGGCCGGAATTCGAGGAGTGCGACGAAGACTGGGATTCAGCCAGATTGTGGACCTGCCGGGAAGATGTGTGGGAAGCCACATTCCGCGGCAAGAAGGTGTCGGGCACGGCGTTTCCGGACGACCGCTTCGGCGCCGTGTTCTTCCAGCCGTTCTATGCCGGCCAGACCTTCGGGCTTGGCCAGCTCAATCCGCTGACCGCGCTGATCCACACCGACAGGGTCAACAAGGTCTCGAGACTGAGAAAGCTCAGCGCCGGCAATGCCTCGCAAGTCTACAACGCGATCATGGAGCCGGATTCGACCCTGGCCTATATGGCCGCGTCGATTGCCGAATCCATCGAGAACTACCGTGATATTGCCGGGTTCGACATTTCCGAAAATCCCGGCCTGACCGCGACCTTGTACAATGTCGGCAATCCGGCGCGCCGGGCGAAAGAGCTGGCCGAGGAAAACGACAAGCGCAAGAAGCGCGGCCTGAAGCCGCTGCTCCCGCGCGAGAATTATTATGGCTGGCTGGTCAATGAGCATGAAGACGAGCTGCGGGAGATGATCGCCCGCTGA
- the dnaQ gene encoding DNA polymerase III subunit epsilon, translating to MREIVFDTETTGLSNQSDRIIEIGCIELENQFPTGRTLHLFINPDGCKVHPDALAVHGITDDFLADKPLFSAVADQIADFFEGAHYVAHNASFDMGFLNAEYKRIGRPAISPDLVIDTLSLARRRHPMGPNSLDALCRRYGIDNSHRNKHGALLDAELLTDVYIEMNGGRQAALGLSTDDVKTVEQDVDHEVVEIGERLRPLPQRLSAAEIEAHAKLIARIGADALWNKA from the coding sequence ATGCGCGAGATTGTCTTCGATACGGAAACCACCGGACTGAGCAACCAGTCCGACCGGATCATCGAGATCGGCTGCATCGAGCTCGAGAACCAGTTTCCGACCGGCCGCACATTGCATCTGTTCATCAATCCCGATGGCTGCAAGGTGCATCCCGATGCGCTGGCCGTGCACGGCATCACCGATGACTTTCTGGCTGACAAGCCGCTGTTCAGCGCTGTCGCCGACCAGATCGCGGATTTCTTTGAAGGGGCACATTACGTCGCCCACAATGCCAGTTTCGACATGGGATTTCTCAACGCCGAATACAAACGCATTGGCCGGCCGGCGATCTCGCCGGATCTGGTGATCGACACGCTCTCGCTCGCCCGGCGCCGGCATCCGATGGGCCCCAACAGCCTGGATGCACTGTGCCGGCGCTACGGAATCGACAATTCGCACCGCAACAAGCACGGCGCGCTGCTCGATGCCGAATTGCTGACAGATGTCTATATCGAGATGAATGGCGGCCGGCAGGCGGCGCTGGGCTTGTCGACCGATGATGTCAAAACCGTTGAGCAGGACGTCGATCACGAGGTCGTCGAAATCGGCGAGCGGCTGCGGCCCTTGCCACAGCGCCTGAGCGCTGCCGAAATCGAAGCGCATGCAAAGCTGATTGCCCGCATCGGCGCCGACGCCTTGTGGAACAAGGCCTGA
- the coaE gene encoding dephospho-CoA kinase (Dephospho-CoA kinase (CoaE) performs the final step in coenzyme A biosynthesis.) — MIVIGLTGSIGMGKSTTAEMFKALGVPVISADEIVHDLYRGEAAPLIEAAFPGSAPDGVVNREVLSEKLMAAPAEFARLEAIIHPLVRAREKSFIEEARARDEPMVLVDIPLLFETGAEDRVDVIVVVSCAPEIQRERVMARPGMTSDKFEAILARQVTDAEKRARADHVIDTGGGLEAARQQVADIVAKLTESSKKGL; from the coding sequence ATGATCGTCATCGGTCTGACCGGCTCGATCGGCATGGGCAAATCCACCACCGCGGAGATGTTCAAGGCTCTGGGCGTGCCGGTGATCAGCGCCGACGAGATCGTGCATGATCTCTATCGCGGCGAGGCGGCGCCACTGATCGAGGCGGCGTTTCCCGGATCCGCGCCCGATGGTGTGGTCAACCGGGAAGTACTGTCGGAAAAACTGATGGCGGCACCGGCGGAATTTGCCCGGCTGGAAGCGATCATTCACCCGTTGGTGCGGGCGCGTGAGAAAAGCTTCATTGAAGAAGCGCGCGCCAGAGATGAGCCGATGGTGCTGGTCGATATTCCGCTGCTGTTTGAAACCGGCGCCGAGGACCGGGTCGACGTCATCGTCGTCGTCAGTTGTGCGCCGGAGATCCAGCGCGAGCGGGTGATGGCGCGTCCGGGGATGACGTCTGACAAGTTCGAAGCTATCCTGGCGCGGCAGGTTACCGATGCTGAAAAACGCGCCCGCGCCGACCATGTCATTGACACCGGCGGCGGACTGGAGGCGGCCCGCCAGCAGGTTGCCGACATCGTTGCAAAACTGACCGAATCCTCGAAGAAGGGCCTATAG
- a CDS encoding GNAT family N-acetyltransferase: MSLIDAGRIGFRPVSADDYPLLERWLNTPHWQEWWGEPATELGYIRDMVVGRDTTRPFVFTLDGLPAGYIQVWFIADHLVEPWLSEAPWMSEVPADSVGVDISIGATTQLSRGLGSTVVRLFAERLRAEGHQTILIDPALTNHRAIRAYEKAGFERLLVSRESPDDESPATLIMKLASPGARTDRETT, encoded by the coding sequence TTGAGCTTGATTGACGCCGGCCGCATCGGCTTCAGGCCGGTCAGCGCCGATGACTATCCGCTGCTGGAACGCTGGCTGAATACGCCGCATTGGCAAGAATGGTGGGGCGAGCCCGCAACGGAACTCGGCTATATCCGCGACATGGTCGTGGGCAGAGACACGACCCGGCCATTCGTGTTCACGCTCGACGGCCTGCCCGCGGGCTATATCCAGGTCTGGTTCATCGCCGATCATCTCGTGGAGCCGTGGCTGAGCGAGGCCCCGTGGATGTCCGAGGTTCCGGCCGACAGTGTCGGCGTCGACATCAGCATCGGCGCGACCACGCAATTGTCACGGGGTCTCGGCTCGACAGTGGTGCGGCTTTTTGCCGAGCGGCTCCGGGCCGAAGGCCACCAGACAATCCTGATCGATCCGGCCCTCACCAACCACAGGGCCATCCGGGCCTATGAGAAGGCAGGCTTCGAACGGCTGCTTGTTTCACGTGAATCACCCGATGACGAGAGCCCGGCGACACTCATCATGAAGCTGGCATCCCCCGGCGCGCGCACCGACAGAGAGACCACTTGA
- a CDS encoding pyruvate, water dikinase regulatory protein, producing the protein MEQSKNYFHLHLISDSTGETLMAAGRAAAAQFQSAQALEHVYPLIRTRKQLFAVLDAIDGAPGIVLYTLIDAELSSIIELKCRDMGLPSVSVLEPVINVFQNYLGAPSRRRVGAQHAMGEEYFKRIDALNFTLDHDDGQLPADFDEADLVIIGISRTSKTPTSIYIANRGIKTANIPIVHGVPLPEGLAKATKPLVVGLIASVDRIAQVRQNRVLGSTTGYQGEHYTDRSLISEELKYARSLCERHGWPVIDVTRRSIEETAAAILALRPKWR; encoded by the coding sequence GTGGAGCAGAGCAAAAACTACTTCCATCTGCACCTGATATCGGACTCCACGGGAGAGACTCTGATGGCTGCCGGCCGCGCTGCAGCCGCGCAATTCCAGAGTGCGCAGGCACTTGAGCATGTCTATCCGCTGATTCGCACCCGCAAGCAGTTGTTTGCGGTGCTCGATGCCATCGATGGCGCACCGGGCATCGTGCTCTACACCCTGATTGACGCAGAGCTGTCCTCGATCATCGAACTGAAGTGCCGCGACATGGGGCTGCCCAGCGTTTCGGTGCTCGAACCGGTGATCAATGTGTTCCAGAACTATCTCGGTGCCCCGTCACGCCGCCGGGTTGGGGCGCAGCACGCGATGGGAGAAGAGTATTTCAAGCGAATCGATGCGCTGAATTTCACGCTTGATCATGATGACGGCCAGTTGCCGGCCGATTTCGACGAGGCCGATCTGGTGATCATCGGCATCAGCCGCACATCAAAGACCCCGACAAGCATCTATATTGCCAATCGCGGCATCAAGACAGCCAACATTCCGATCGTCCATGGTGTGCCGCTTCCCGAAGGCTTGGCCAAGGCGACAAAACCACTGGTGGTTGGTCTCATTGCTTCCGTTGACCGCATTGCCCAGGTCCGGCAGAACCGGGTGCTCGGTTCGACCACCGGCTATCAGGGCGAACACTACACTGACCGCTCGCTGATCAGCGAAGAGCTCAAATATGCCCGGTCGCTGTGCGAACGCCACGGTTGGCCGGTGATCGATGTCACCCGCCGATCCATCGAGGAGACCGCAGCGGCGATCCTTGCCTTGCGTCCCAAGTGGCGCTAA
- a CDS encoding FxsA family protein: MRFSLIPFLLLAVPLAEIAAFVVIGGQIGVWATLGMVLFTAILGSFLLRWQGVGLFNRINAEMRANRVPGRELVHGVMILIAGVLLLTPGFVTDSLGFLLFVPAIRDGVWRLIKDRIVVQTMGGFSADPRNPGADPRRGSGAPDGVVDLNEDEYERTNDSSSPWSDDRESLTKPGRKDGGSANGL, translated from the coding sequence ATGCGGTTTTCCCTGATTCCATTTCTGCTTCTTGCCGTGCCACTGGCCGAAATTGCGGCCTTTGTCGTCATCGGCGGTCAGATCGGTGTCTGGGCCACGCTCGGCATGGTGCTGTTCACCGCCATCCTGGGCAGTTTCCTGCTGCGCTGGCAGGGAGTGGGGCTGTTCAACCGGATCAATGCCGAGATGCGCGCCAACCGGGTGCCCGGCCGCGAACTGGTGCACGGGGTGATGATCCTGATTGCCGGCGTGCTGCTGCTGACACCCGGATTTGTCACCGATTCGCTCGGCTTCCTGCTGTTCGTCCCCGCGATCCGGGATGGCGTCTGGCGCCTGATCAAGGACCGGATCGTGGTTCAGACCATGGGCGGCTTCAGCGCCGATCCGCGCAATCCCGGCGCTGATCCGCGTCGGGGAAGCGGTGCACCTGACGGCGTGGTCGATCTCAACGAGGATGAATATGAGCGCACCAATGATTCGTCTTCGCCCTGGTCGGACGACCGCGAAAGCCTGACAAAGCCCGGCCGCAAGGATGGCGGCAGCGCAAACGGGTTGTAA
- a CDS encoding helix-turn-helix domain-containing protein, with translation MTPFGQALRRLRAARGVTQRQMAAAMGVSPAYLSALEHGRRSEPSWEFIQRTIGYFNIIWDEAEELQMLAHLSRPKVTIDTSGLSPKATEIANRLAGAIARLDEPALEEIGKLIDAAKPASGSGGGGKPARSRHKSRSSQD, from the coding sequence ATGACGCCGTTCGGTCAAGCGCTGCGCCGTCTGCGCGCCGCACGCGGCGTGACCCAGCGCCAGATGGCTGCCGCCATGGGTGTCTCGCCCGCCTATCTCTCGGCGCTTGAACACGGCAGACGCTCCGAGCCGAGCTGGGAATTCATCCAGCGCACGATCGGCTATTTCAACATCATCTGGGACGAGGCCGAGGAGCTGCAGATGCTGGCGCATCTGTCGCGGCCGAAGGTGACCATCGACACGTCGGGCCTGTCGCCGAAAGCCACCGAGATCGCCAACCGGTTGGCCGGGGCGATTGCCCGGCTGGACGAGCCGGCGCTTGAGGAAATCGGCAAATTGATCGATGCGGCCAAACCCGCTTCCGGGTCGGGGGGCGGCGGAAAGCCTGCACGCAGCCGGCATAAAAGCCGGTCTTCGCAGGATTAG